In Solanum pennellii chromosome 7, SPENNV200, the following are encoded in one genomic region:
- the LOC107025042 gene encoding uncharacterized protein LOC107025042 codes for MKTRRTVTRRAGDKIGNAEATPQGNRNAPPMQAAANEQVPVNPSAMKDGEGDEDSQDFFDEVYKILFAMGVSTTEKDELAAYQLKDVANTWLIVYAQQVEYSRLRMNNRESKKARGSNPKPQKGRNVDPTKKKLTCGKCGKKHVGECLIGTNICYGVGKGVHMVKDCPNLRSQGKGNGQAQPSGTSSEAPKRNRFYALKARGEQENSPDVVKGMLQVFSVDIYAFLDPGATLSFVTPLVARKFGVLPYVLIELFSIRTPMGDSVVAKESIGNVL; via the exons ATGAAGACAAGAAGGACAGTCACGAGGAGAGCAGGAGATAAGATTGGGAATGCAGAAGCTACTCCCCAAGGCAATCGAAATGCTCCTCCAATGCAAGCTGCTGCAAATGAACAAGTTCCTGTCAATCCTTCGGCAATGAAGGATGGTGAA GGTGATGAAGACTCCCAAGACTTCTTTGATGAGGTGTACAAGATTTTGTTTGCTATGGGGGTGAGTACTACTGAAAAGGATGAACTTGCTGCTTATCAACTTAAGGACGTGGCTAATACATG GTTGATAGTTTATGCTCAACAGGTTGAGTATAGTCGTCTAAGGATGAATAATAGGGAATCTAAGAAAGcaag AGGCtctaatcctaaacctcaaaAGGGTAGAAACGTTGATCCAACAAAAAAGAAACTGacttgtggtaagtgtggtaagaaacatgtgggtGAATGCCTTATTGGGACTAATATTTGCTATGGTGTTGGCAAGGGTGTCCATATGGTGAAAGATTGTCCTAATTTGAGAAGCCAAGGCAAGGGGAATGGCCAAGCTCAACCAAGCGGTACTAGTTCTGAGGCTCCAAAAAGGAAccgtttctatgcactcaaggctaggggtgaacaagagaactCTCCCGACGTTGTGAagggtatgttacaagttttctctgttgatatttatgcatttcTTGATCCAGgtgctactctttcttttgttacacctttggtagcTAGGAAGTTTGGTGTACTTCCCTATGTTTTGATTGAACTCTTTTCGATTCGTACCCCAATGGGTGACTCTGTGGTTGcaaaagagtctataggaaatgTCCTGTAA